Below is a window of Mycobacterium dioxanotrophicus DNA.
CCGCTGTGCTCGCCGTCGTCACGATCAGCGCGTACTCGAACCGGACCATGGCCGCCCACAGCACGAGAGCCAGTGCCGCGGCGATGGTGATGGAGCTGATGGCCCACGGTTTGAACATCTCCCAGGCCGGGGCTCCGGTGCCTGCGGCGATGCGGCCACCCATCCAGAACCAGCCCGCCGGGTAATAGGGCGGCAGCCCGAAGTAGGTCATGTCGTGCAGGCCGGGGCTGTCGGTGAGCCGCGTCAGGTACTCGGTACGGAACTGCTGATCGACCGAAACCCCGAACAGGTACAGCTTGGTGGCACCGAGCGGCATCGCGAGTGTCACCACCGAGAACGCCGACAGGAAGATCAGCGCGGCCAGCCGAGCCAGGGTGCGCCGACCCCGCCGCCAGATCAGTCCCGACGCGAAAATCCCTGCCAGGCAACCGAACTGGCCCACAGTGGTGAGGGCGTGCAGCTGGTTGGAGGTGTTGTAGGCCGGCCACTGAACCCGGGCGATCGCGGTGATCGACACTCCGGCGACCACCGAGGCGATCAGCACGGCGACGACCATCTGGCCGATCACCCCGGCCGGGGCTGTCAGTCCTCCTCGCGTGCGGGGTCGGGATCCGGCCCGCATCAGATGGGAAGCCTACGGAAGATGGGTCGCGGGATGTGCCGCAACACCATCATCACGTAGCGGAACGCCCCCGGCGCCCAGACCAGCTCCTTGCCCTTCGCCGAGGCGGTGACCGCCAGCTCGGCGACGTATTCCTTGTCGACGGTCAGCGGGGCTTCCTTGACGTGCGCGCTCATCCGGGTGCGCACCTGGCCGGGCCGGATCACCAGCACGCGGACACCGAACTCCCGCAGCGCCTCACCGAGGCCGAGATAGAAGCCGTCCAGACCGGCTTTGGTGGAGCCGTAGACGAAGTTGGAGCGACGCACCCGCTCACCCGCCGCCGAGCTCATCGCGATGATGCGGCCCGAGCCCTGGGCCCGCATCTTCTCGCCGACCAGCACACCGACGGAAACGGCTGCGGTGTAGTTGATTTCGGCGATCTGCACGGCCTTGCGCTGGTTCTGCCACAGCTCCTCGGCATCGCCGAGCAGGCCGAACGCCACGATCGCGACGTCCACATCGCCACCGGCGAAGGCCTTGTCGATGACCGCGGGGTGGCTGGCGGTGTCCACGGCGTCGAAGTCGATCACCTCGACATCCTTGGCGCCCGCGGCGCGCATCTGAGCGACCGCGGCCTCACGGCCCGGGTCGTCGGGCAGCGCGGCCAGCACGATGCGGGCCGACGCGTCGCGCAGATAGCGCTCACAGATCGCCAGCCCGATCTCGGAAGTGCCGCCGAGCAGCAGAATCGTCTGGGGGTTACCTACGGCGTCGAACACCATCTAGCGCAGCTCCAAGCCTCGGGGGACATCGTGACGAGGGTACCGTGCGGCCTCTCTCACAGACCCGAACGCTGAACGCCCAGGCCGGCGCAGGGCCGGCCTGGGCGTCCAGGTGGGTACGGATCAGACCTCGAGGTCGAACCGATCGTTGTTCATCACCTTGGTCCACGCCGCGACGAAGTCCTTGACGAACTTCTCCTTGGAGTCGTCCTCGGCGTACACCTCGGCCAGGGCCCGCAGCTGCGAGTTCGAGCCGAACAGCAGGTCGACCCGGCTGGCGGTCCACTTCGGCGCACCGCTGGCGCGGTCGGTGCCGACGTAGGTGCCGTCATCAGCAGGCGCAGGCGCCCACTTGGTGCCCATGTCGGTGAGGTTGACGAAGTAGTCGTTGGTCAGCTGACCCTTCTTGTCCGTCAACACGCCGAGGTCGGAGCCACCGTGGTTGGCGCCCAGCACGCGCAGGCCGCCGATCAGCACGGTCAGCTCGGGAGCCGTCAGGCCGAGCAGGTTGGCCCGGTCGATCAGCCGGTACTCGGACGGCAGGCTGTCGCCCTTGCCCACGTAGTTACGGAAACCGTCGCCCTTGGGCTCCAGGTAGGCGAACGACTCGACGTCGGTCTGCTCCTGGGTGGCGTCGCCACGACCCGAGGTGAACGGCACCGCGACGTCGAAACCGGCGTCCTTGATCGCCTTCTCGAGGCCGACGACACCGCCGAGGACCACCAGGTCGGCGAACGACACACCGGTGTCGGACGCGGCCTGGATCTCCTCGAGCTTGCGGATCACCTGAGCCAGCTCGTCGGGCTCGTTGACCTCCCAGCCGAGCTGCGGCTGCAGCCGGATGCGGCCACCGTTGGCACCGCCACGCATGTCGCTGGAGCGGTACGACGCCGCCGCCTTCCATGCGGTGTCGACCAGCTGCTGCACGGTCAGACCCGAGCCCGCGATGGCCGCCTTCAGGGTGGCGACATCGGCGTCGGACAGCGTCTTACCGGCGGGCACGACGTCCTGCCACAGCCAGGTCTGCTTCGGCACCAGCGGGCCGAGGTAGCGGGCTACCGGTCCCATGTCGCGGTGCAGCAGCTTGAACCAGGCCTTGGCGTACTCCTCGGCCAGCTCTTCGGGGTGATCGAGCCAGCGGCGGGTGATCTCGCCGTAGATGGGGTCGAACCGCATCGAGAGGTCGGTGGTCAGCATCGACGGGTGGGTCTTGCCGTTGCCCTGGGCCATCGGCACCGAGTTGGCCCAACCGTTGTCCTTGGGCTTCCACTGGTTGGCGCCGGCGGGGCTCTTGGTCAGCTCCCACTCGTTGCTGTAGAGGATCTCCAGGAACGAGTTGTCCCACTTGGTGGGGGTGTGCGTCCAGGTCACCTCGATGCCGCTGCTGACGGTCTCGTTGCCGACGCCCGGGTTGCTCCAACCCAGGCCCATCTGCTCGAGCGGGGCAGCCTCGGGCTCCACGCCGTTCTCGATGTCGGTGGCGCCGTGAGTCTTACCGAAGGTGTGGCCACCGACGATCAGCGCCGCGGTCTCGACGTCGTTCATCGCCATGCGGCCGAAGGTTTCGCGGATGTCGATGGCAGCCGCCAGGTAATCCGGGTTGCCTTCGGGGCCTTCGGGATTGACGTAGATCAGGCCCATGTGGCTGGCCGCCAGCGGGTTCTCCAGCTTGGTGCGGTCAGTGCTACCGGCGTAGCGATCCTGCGAGCCCAGCCACTCGGCCTCCGAGCCCCAGTAGATGTCCTCTTCGGGCTCCCAGAAGTCCGGGCGACCGAAGGCGAAGCCTGCGGTCTTGAAGCCCATGTGCTCCATCGCGCGGTTGCCCGCGTAGACGATGAGGTCGGACCACGAGATCTTCTTGCCGTACTTCTTCTTCAGCGGCCACAGCAGACGACGGGCCTTGTCCAGGCTGACGTTGTCCGGCCAGCTGTTCAGCGGGGCGAAGCGCTGCATGCCGCGCCCGCCGCCACCGCGGCCGTCCTCGACGCGGTAGGTGCCTGCCGCGTGCCACGACATGCGGACGAAAAGCGGTCCGTAGTGCCCGAAGTCGGCGGGCCACCACTCCTGCGAGTTGGTCAGCAGCTCGTCGAAGTCGCGCTCGAAGGCCTCGAAATCGAGGGTCTTGACGGCCTCGCGGTAGTCGTAGCCCTCGTCCGACGGATCGATGGCGGGCGGATTCTTCTGCAGGACCTTGAGATTGACGGCGTTGGGCCACCAGTCGCGGTTGCTGCCGCCCTCGACGGGAGGCTTGATCCGCATGGGGCAACCGCTTTCGGCGGGCTCGGTTTGAGCTTCACCGATGGGGGGATGGGTTTCGGCTTCAGCCATGACAAATCCTTTCCGGGCTGGTGGGATTGACAAACGGTTATCTACTTGGAGCAATCGAACATTCGGGGCAGGTGCCCCAGTAGATGACCTCGGCTTCATCGATCTCGAAGCCATGGTCTTCTGATGCGGTCAGACAGGGGGCTGTACCGACCGCACAATCGACATCGGCGATGGCGCCACACACACGGCATACGACGTGGTGGTGGTTGTCGCCGATCCGGGACTCGTAGCGAGCCACGGATCCGGAGGGTTGGATGCGCCGCACCAGACGCGCTGCGGTCAACGCGTGCAGCGAGTCGTAGACGGCTTGGTGGGACACCTCGGGCAGCTCGTCACGCACCGCACGAATGATGGAATCCGTGTCGGCGTGAGGATGCGCGTGGACCGCTGTGAGCACCGCTACCCGGGGGCGCGTGACCCGCATGTCGGCGGTCCGCAGCATCTGCTGGAAGTCCGCAGTCGTCGCCACGCCCTGCAGTCTTGTCCCTTATCTGGAATTAGTCAAGAAAAACTTCCAGGGACCGCCTTTGGCGGTTATGGCTACAGAAGTTCCAGCCGGCGGGCCATGTCCGAGGCGAACACCCCGTCGGGATCCACCTTGCGGCGCACCGCGATCCACTCGTCGATACGTGGGTACATGGCGTGGAACGTCTCGGCCGTCGTGCGGGAATCCTTGGCGGTGTATAGCCGCCCACCGAACTCCAGCACCCGGCGATCCAGGTCGGTGAGGAACTCGCCGACGCCCGGCTTGACCGGGAAGTCGACGCAGACGTTCCAGCCGGGGATCGGGAAGCTCAGCGGCGCCTGATTGCCCTTACCGAACAGCTTGAAGACGTTGAGGAATGAATAGTGCCCGGAGCGCTGGATGTCGTAGATGATGCCCTTGAACTCCTCGACGGCCTCCGTCGGCACCACGAACTGGTACTGCGCGAATCCGGCAGGCCCGTAGGCGCGGTTCCACTCACCGAACATGTCCAGTGGGTGGTAGAACTGCGTCAGGTTCTGCACCTTGTTGCGGTACGTCCCCGATTTGCGGTACCAGAGTTCGCCGATGGGGCCGAAGGTGTACTTGTTGGCCAGCCCGTTGGGGAACACGTCCGGCAACGTAAGTAGTTGCGGCGCATCGAATTTCAGTGGGTTCTTCTGCAGCTTGGTGGGCAGCTGGTCGAGCGTGGCCAGCGATCCGCGGGAGATGGCGGCGCGGCCCAGCTTCGGCGGGGCGCTGATTGCGTCGAACCAGGCCGACGAGTACGTGTAGTTGTCCTCGCTGCCGTCGCTGTGGAACGCGATGGTCTCATCGAGGGTGTGGGTCACGTCGCCGTCGGCGATGAAATACGCGGTCTCGGTCGGCGTCATCTCGATGGTGGCGCGCAGGATGATGCCCGTCAGTCCGTTGCCGCCCACGGTGGCCCAGAACAGCTCGGCCTCCGGCCCGTCCGGCGTGAGCGTGCGCACCTCGCCGCCCGCGGTCAGCAGATCCATGCTGCGGACGTGGTTGCCGAAGCTGCCCGCGCTGTGGTGGTTCTTGCCGTGGATGTCACAGCCGATGGCCCCGCCGATGGTGACCTGACGGGTGCCGGGCAGCACCGGGACCCACAGTCCGAACGGCAGTGCCGCCTTCATCAACTGGTCCAGGTTCACCCCGGCGTCCACGTCGACGATCCGGGTTTCGGCGTCGATCGAGTGGATCCGGTTCAGGGCGGGCATGTCGATGACCAGGCCGCCGCCGTTCTGCGCGTTGTCGCCGTACGAGCGGCCCAGCCCACGCGCGATCACGCCGCGTCCGCCCTGCTCAGCGGCCCGCGTGACAGCCTTGACGATGACCTCGGGATCGGGTGTGGAGAGCACGTGTGCGACGGTCGGTGCGGTGCGGCCCCAGCCCATCAGGCGCTTGTCCGTGGTCGGGAAATCGGTGGTCGACATCGCTAAGGAGGGTACCGCGCCCAGACGTCCACTCCGTCGCAGTCGAGCGTCGAACCACGCGCCGAGTTCGACGAGGATGTCGCTGCGCCGGCCCGAACACGACGTTTTCGTCGAATTCGCGTGTCCAGGCACTCAGTGCAGGCGGAAGATGACCGCCCGCTGTACGACGAAGTTGATGACGGTCGCGGTGCCCTGGGCGATGACGAAGGCCACGACCACCGCCACGGGCGTGTAGTTGAGCAGGTGCAGGAACAGGTGGTTGAGACCGACCTGGACGACGAACGTGACCAGGTAGAGCACCCACACCGCGATCAACCGGGCCGTGCTCGGCGGTGCCTGGAAGGTCCAGCGGCGGTTGAGCAGGTAGGCGGTGGTGGTGCCCGCGACGAAGCTGATCGCCTTGGCGATGTCCGGCGGCAGGCCGATGGCCTTGTAGAGCAGCACGTAGAGGCCGAAGTCGACGACCGCGGAGATCCCGCCGGTGACGATGAACCGAAACACCTGGGTCCTCAGACTCAGGCGCGGGTTCGCGGGTGCGGTGTCCACCCCGGCAGCTTAGCGAGCGCCTACCGTTGCGACGTGTTGCAGATGGTGCTCAACTACGGCGGCATCGCGGTGTCCTGCGTGACCTGTTCCTCGACGTCACCCCTCCGACGTCCATCGAGCACTGGCCCAACGTCACGGTCGCGGTGATCGCGACGGCGGTGGCCACGGCGAGCGCCCGCGTGTTCGTTCGGATGCGGCGGATCGTGCTCACCCTCGACGCCATCGGGATGGGCGTCTTCGCGACCTCCGGTGCGGCGTTCGCCACCGACCATGGGGCGAGCTGGTTCGCGGCCGTGCTGATCGGTATGACCACGGCGATCGGCGGCGGCATCGTGCGTGACGTGCTGGCTCGGGAGATCCCGCTGCTGATGGGGCCCGACGATCTGTATGCGGTGCCCGCCCTGATGGGTGCGACGACGTACGCCGTCATCGACTATCTCGGCCCGCAATGGGTCGGGCTGCTGGTGGGCACCGTGCTGGCGACGGTACTGCGGCTGGCTGGGCTGGCCTTCCACTGGCGGCTGCCCACCGGGCCGCGCGATCTCATCGTCGGTGGCGACACCTAACGCAACACCTCGGCGAGCACCGTCAGCAGCGCCTCGACGGCCGGGCCGAAGGCATGCTCGGCGGGCGCGCCGAAGCCGACGATGATGCCGTCCGGATCGGGGATCTGCGGGCCGGCCTGCGGATGACGCATGATCGAGAGCCCCTGCAGCTGGATGCCCGCCTCCCCGCACCGGCGCAGCACCTCGGGTTCGGCGCCGTCGGGCAGGGTGAGCGTGACGTTGACGCCCGCGGCCAGGCCACGGATGCCGACGTCGAACCCGTCCAGTGCGGCGACCAGGGCGTCGCGCCGGCGTCGGTACCGGTTGCGCATACGACGGATGTGCCGGTCGTAGCCGCCGGTGGCGATGAAGTCGGCCAGCGTCAGGGCGCTGATGACGTCGACGTGGTACTGCTGCCCGCCCGCCGCGTCGATCACCGGGTCGATCAGCGCCTCGGGCAGCACCATCCAACCCAGGCGCAGGGTCTGCGCCATGCTCTTGCTCGTCGAGCCCAGATAGGCGACCCGTTCGGGATCCAGCGCCTGCAACGCACCGACGGGTTGGCGGTCGTAACGGAACTCGCCGTCGTAATCGTCGTCGAGCACGTAACCGTCGGTGCGCTGGGCCCACGCCACGGCGGCGCTGCGGCGTTGGGGATGCAGGGCCATGCCAAAGGGGTTGTGGTGGGCCGGAGTCAGCAACACCGCTGGGGTGTCGAGCGCGTCCAGGTCGTCGATGACGGCACCGTCGTCGTCCAGCCCGATCGGCACGGTCGGCACCCCCGTCGCGGTGATCGCGTCGCGAAAGATGAAGAGGCCGTGGGCTTCCACCGCGATGGGCCGACCGGATCGGAAGACCCGTGCGAGTAGTTCGACGCCGTCGCGGACCCCGGCGCAGATGACGATGGATTCCGGCGTGGTCCGCACGCCCCGGACCCGGCCCAGATATTCGGTGAGGGCCTCGCGCAGTGCGAGCGGGCCGCGCGGATCACCCATTCGCAGCGCGGCCACCGGCGCCTCGGTGAGCGCGCGACGAGCCGATGCCAGCCAGGCGCTGCGCGGGAACTCCGACAGGTCGGGTGAACCGGGCATCAGATTGTGGCGTGGCGTGACGGGGATGCGGCGCGGACGCGGGGCCGGCCGGGGTGTGCCGGCCCGGGCCACCCAGGTGCCCGCGCCCTGCCGCGACGCCAGCCAGCCCTCGGCGACCAGCTCGGCGTAGGCCTCCGCGACGGTGTTGCGGGCCAGCCCGAGGTCGGTGGCCAGTGCGCGAGACGGGGGCAGCGGCGCGCCGGTGGCGAGCCGGCCCGATCGGATGCCGTCGCGCAGCGCGTTGATCAGCTGTTCCCGGGCGGTGCGGCTGCCCGGTTCGATGACGGCCCGCAGGTTCAGGTGTAGGTCTCGACTGCCCGAATTGGCCCGCGAAGTCACGCCTCGATTGAACCATCTGGACGGGTCTTTCGCCGCTAGCGTTGGAGACATGACGCAGACACTCGAACCCGCCCAGACCGCCGGACGCCTCAAGATCTACAAGGCCTCACCTGAGCTGTACGACGCGATGATGACGCTGTCGAACGCCTCGGCCAAGGACGTCGACCCGACCATCGCCGAGCTGATCAAGATCCGCGCGTCCCAGCTCAACCGGTGCGCCTTCTGCCTCGACATGCACACGCACGACGCGCGCAAGCAGGGCGAGACCGAGCAGCGCCTGGCGCTGGTCGCGGCCTGGGAAGAGGCAGGCGATCTGTTCACCGAGCAGGAGCAGGCTGCCCTCGCGCTGACCGAGGCCATCACCGACCTGAGCCACGGACCGGTCTCCGATGCGGTCTACGCCCGCGCCGCCGCCGCATTCACCGAACGTGAACTGGGCCAGGTGATTTCGATGGCCGTCACCATCAACGCGTGGAACCGGATCAATGCCGCGGTGAAGATGCCGCCGCCGCGGCGCTGAGACGGGCCGATCGATCTCGCCGTGGCCGGCACGCCCGGTACCGGTACCGGTGCCGGCCACGGCGTCGGCGCGCCCGTTCGGACTCGAACATCGCCTAGCCTCGATCTTTCGTGTGCGGAGTTGACTGATGGCAGGTTTGTCGGGTTGTTGATTTCGGTGTTGGCGCGTGGGTGGTCCCCGGCGCTCGGTCGCCGGTTGTCCTGGTCCTTGGTGGTAGGGGCTGGGGGATGAGTTCAGTTGAGCGCTGCGAGGTTTCGCTGTCCGGTGACGAGCAGCTCTGACCAGGGCCATCCTCGACTTATACGCAGGATGCGGCGACGACCGGTGGTGATGATGCGTGCGGCCACGCTCAGCAGTCGCAGGCGTAGTCGTTTGGGTTCCCAGCTGCGGGCCGGGTGGTCGGGCCAGGCCAGCAGTTGGGTCCAGGTCAGCAGTTCGTAGGCCAGGGCGGCCAGCTCGAGCCAGATTTCGTTCTTGCCGAAGGCCTGCAGTGGCAGGTTGGTCAGGCCGGTGTCTTTGAGGGCGCGGATGCGGTCTTCGGCGCGGGCGCGTAGCCGGTGGCGTACTTCGAGGTCAGCGAGCCGCCCGCCGGCGGTGTTGGTGGCGAACAAGGTGATGCGCCAGCCGTGATCGTCGGTGATGCGCAGCTGAGCGCCGGGGTGGGGGCGTTCGCGGCGCGCGATGACCCGCATGCCCGGGGGCCAGCCGACGAAGGTGTCCGGTAGCCAGCGGGTCAGTTCGGCGACCTGGGCACCCTCGCGGGGACACCCGTCGGCATCCAGCGCCGCCCGCCAGGCCTGCCGCGGCAGCGCTTGGAGGGCATCGAGGACGGGTTGACGACCATAGACACCCACCGAGTACGACAACCCCAAGTGGTGAATGTGCCACAGGAACTCCTTGACTCCTGAGCCGGTGTCCCCACGCACCAGCACCCGCGAACGCACATCCTCGGGGAGTTGGGCCAGCGCAGCGTCGAGCACCGCGATCTGATCGGCGGCGTCGCTGGCGTTGGCCCGCCCGGGACGCAGCATCGCCGCCAACGGTTCCCCGGTGCCCTCGGCGCCGTGATCGACGAACGCCATCATCGGATGAAACCCGAAACCCCGTTTGAAGTTCGGAGTCGCGCCTTCCTTGTCTGAATGTGACCCGATCAGGGTGGCATCCATATCAATGATCACCGTCTCGTCGGCTGCGACCGGGCAACGCCGCTGCCAGACCCTGTCCCGGGCGGCAGCCCGGGCCCGCCGAATGGCAGCGATCGCGGTGATGGGATCGCTGCCCAACACCTCGATGAGTCGGCTGATCGTGGGATCGGAGGCCACCGCGCCGAACAATTCCGGCTGGCCCCGTAGCAGCGCCGCGTCGGCCAGGCAATCACCGCCGAGCGCGATCATCACCGCCAAATCCAGCACCGTTTTGCCCGGATCGTGGACCGACCGCGCCGCCCGCCACGGCGCCAACTGCCGCGACAACTCCTGCGCCAAGCCGCTGACCTGCGCAGTTGTCAACAACACCGACGCGCCCGACGACGAAATCAGCGACTCGCGGCCCGACTCGAACCGAAACCCACGACAACGGTTACGCTTCACCTACGGCGTGCCTTCCCGCTTGCGAACATCGACCCTAGACAAGCCGCATTTTCTCAAGCAGGACAGGCACTTCCGTGCATTACACGCCCGTCAACCCGACACCCTCACGAAATATCGAGGCTAGTTGAACGTCATGTCTCCGAGCTGGACGGGGAACGTTTCGAACTTCTTAGGGCCCGACTTGTCACCCGTGGTCGACGGGCTGCCCGTCTGCATCGTCATGTCCTTGCCCGATGTGAAGGGGTCGTGGATGCCCACCGGGGCGACCGGCTCGTTCATCCCCTTGTGCCCGTGGCTGGCGTGCGGGCTGGCCGGGCGGCTCGGGAACACCAGGTGTGCCGCGGGATGAGCCTCGTCGCCCGTGGTCTCCGGGCTGCCCGGGTCCCAGCTGTTGCGCGCGGAGTTGCGGCTGTTCGACGAGGCCGGTCCGGAGTTCGAGTGTGCTGCCGGTGCAGCGGCAGCCAGGCCGCTGCCGAGGCCGAGAGCCGCCAGGCCGAGGACGCCTGCCATTGCGCCAGAGGCGGTGAGCTTCTTGACGGTGCTGATGGTGCTCATGAATTCCCTTGCCTTTCAGGTGTTTTGCCGGCTGCTTGACCGGCTTGAAGGCAAAGTTATGGCCCTCACGAACACCCCGGCATCGGGTGAAAAATGCGTCTATGGCGGGCGCGCATGGTGCAAATGGTGTACGCGGGCTCTCCCGCACCTGGGTTTGCTGCAGACGTGCCTCATGGCGGGCCGTCGGCGCGTCCCGAGATTCGCTATGCGACAGAACTGGGAAAAAGCAAGGGGCGGAGCGGCTTTCGCTGCCTGCCCGGTTGGCTCAGCGGGCTCTGCTCAGGACAGCGCGTCGAACAACGTCGCCAGTTGCCCTGGCGACACCGACACGCCGCACTGTCCGCGCAGCGAGGTCAGCGGGCGCGCGATGTTCTGCAGGTCCAGGAATTCCCCCGGATGGGCCAGGAAGTAGGCGCGCACGGCCCCCTCGGCCTCGCCGGTCGACTGGCTGCCCGCCGCGGTCAGCACATCGTTGGCATCCGGGTGCGCGTCCAGGTAGGACCCTGCCTGGGCCAACACCCCGCTGGCGGTCGTGGCCAACCCACTGGCCGAGCACGGCGGTGCGGCAGCGGCGGTCGGGACGGCGATGGCGAAAGACGCGAATCCACTGATGGCGAGCATGGCGGCCAGTTTCATACGGCGATCCTGCGTGATTGCCGGCGATCGCGTGTGCGTTGTGCGGAATCGGGGTCTCGGCGATCGGTTCCCCGGGTGGGGATCAGCGGCGGCACCTGCGGTCACTGACCATAGTCGCTAGGGTTTGGGCATGGCGCCCGAGCATCCGGTGTCGGTCCTCGGTGAAGACGAAAGCTGGCGGCTGCTGGCCAGCGTGGCGCTCGGTCGCCTCGTCACCACGATCGGCACCAGAATCGAGATCTTCCCGGTCAACTACGTCGTCCAGCGGCGCACCGTACTGTTCCGCACCGCGGAGGGCACCAAGCTGATCACCTGCATCCTCAGCGATCGCGTGCTCTTCGAGGCCGACGATCACAACCTGATGAACGGCTGGAGCGTGATCGTGCGCGGCACGGCCGAGCTGTTGGAGACGCCCGAGGACATCGCCACGGCCGAGCGAGCACAGCTACTGCCCTGGACGGCCACCGTGAAACGTCGCTACGTGCGGATCACGCCGAGCGAGATCTCCGGGCGCTACTTCGAATTCGGCACTCAGCCCGACTGACCGGCCTGGCTTTGCGCGGCGACACCGTCGAGCAACGCTGCCAGTGTCGGCAAGCCGGCAGGCAGCGGCCGGTCACCGGCTGCGCGGTACCAGTCGACCGGACCGGCGCCGCCCCAGCGGTCGAGCCAGTTGTGCAGGTCGCCGAACGCATGGGCGTAGGGGATGGCCCGCGCGAACAGCACCGGACGGGCTGCGGGGCTGATGCTGTCCGGGTTGGTCACCGCCAGATACCGCCGCATGCCGCCGACGGCGAGGGCCAAGCGGCTGCCCTGCGTGGTGCGGTCGGGCAACAGCCGGCCCGCCGCGGCGACACCGCCGCCGAGCACCGCGACGGCCACGCCCCGCAGGGCGCCGGTTTCGAGCAGAGCCAGGACTACGGCCGCCGCGGCACCGAGGCCCAGTACGACGTAGCCGGCCAGCTCCACCCGGCGCGAGCGGCGCCAACCGGTGGCACTCGCCGTCAGCGCGGTCTTCGCGGCGGAGAGGTCGATCGGACGGGAGGACTGCGTGAGTTCGTATGCCGACACGGATTCCCGGTCGTCGGGGAGGATGGCTTCGACGACGGCACGTTCGAAGACCGTCGTCTCGCGTCCCAGCGGTGCGCGTCGGGAGATCTGGAAATCCATTGCACCCGAGGAGCGTTGCCGCTCGGCAAGCCAAAGGTAATTGCGCACAGCGAGATCGAGGATGGTCGCGCCGAAGTCCGACGGCCGTGGGTGGCCGGTCGTCGCGGTACCGATCTGGCAGGGCAGCACACCGTCGGGTGAGGCGAATGCCACCCCACCGTCGTGTGGCGCCAGCAACTGAACGGTGGCACCCGCCGTCACGGCGTTCTGGTCGGCGCGCCGCCGCAGCCAGGCGAGGACAACCAGGACGAGGGCGACGACGGCTGCGGCGAGTACCGCGATCAGGCCTGCGGTGTCCGAAGCCGGGGTCGTTTCGGATGCCGTCACCGTCGGCGTGAATTGCGCTGTCGCAGCGGCAGTTCCCGTCGGTAACAGCACCGAGAACACCGCGACATCAGCGGGCGCCAGGTTGTCGTTCCGGAACGAGACCGAACCATTCAGATCGGTCTGCGTGAGCGAGCACAGCCGTCGCACCCCGATCTGACCGTAGGCGCAAATGGGTGAATCCGGTTTGGCCGACGGTGATGTGAAGGTGCCACTGAGCTTCTCGATCGGCGCCGACCAGCCGGCCGCGAGCACCCACGTGAACTGTTGCAGGCCAGGGCTATCCGCCACGGAACCGCGCACCGAATAAGTCACCGTCGAACTGCCCGCGGGTGCGGAGATCATCAGCGCGTCGCCCTGCACGGAAGCCGACGCACCACCCGTCGTCGAGATGTCCGATACACCGAAATGCTGAGTGCGGTTGGCTTCCACGGGAACCTGCAATGGCACCCGGCCTACCGCATTCGAACCGTCCGGCACGGTGGTCGTGGTCGTCACCGCCAGCACGCCGTCGGCCTTGAGGTCCAGTTTGACGTCGACGGTGATCGGAGCGCTCTCCGCGTGGGCTGTTGTGGTCCCCACGGTCAGCCACGCCAACAGGACCACGACCAACGCTGTTGCGAGAACACCCCCACGACCACGCATGGTCGGCACAGTAACGTACCCGAAATGCAGTCGTGGGGTCCGTTCGGTCCGCCGCCCAAGTCCTGGGACAACGATCCTTTCGGCGCGAAAGCCGACCCGTTCACACCGGCGAAGTCGGGAAAAGCCCAGCCACAGGACCCGTGGGCCTCGGTCCCCGATTCCTGGGCGCCGGTGCCCAGGGCGTCCGC
It encodes the following:
- a CDS encoding GtrA family protein; the encoded protein is MDTAPANPRLSLRTQVFRFIVTGGISAVVDFGLYVLLYKAIGLPPDIAKAISFVAGTTTAYLLNRRWTFQAPPSTARLIAVWVLYLVTFVVQVGLNHLFLHLLNYTPVAVVVAFVIAQGTATVINFVVQRAVIFRLH
- the katG gene encoding catalase/peroxidase HPI; the encoded protein is MAEAETHPPIGEAQTEPAESGCPMRIKPPVEGGSNRDWWPNAVNLKVLQKNPPAIDPSDEGYDYREAVKTLDFEAFERDFDELLTNSQEWWPADFGHYGPLFVRMSWHAAGTYRVEDGRGGGGRGMQRFAPLNSWPDNVSLDKARRLLWPLKKKYGKKISWSDLIVYAGNRAMEHMGFKTAGFAFGRPDFWEPEEDIYWGSEAEWLGSQDRYAGSTDRTKLENPLAASHMGLIYVNPEGPEGNPDYLAAAIDIRETFGRMAMNDVETAALIVGGHTFGKTHGATDIENGVEPEAAPLEQMGLGWSNPGVGNETVSSGIEVTWTHTPTKWDNSFLEILYSNEWELTKSPAGANQWKPKDNGWANSVPMAQGNGKTHPSMLTTDLSMRFDPIYGEITRRWLDHPEELAEEYAKAWFKLLHRDMGPVARYLGPLVPKQTWLWQDVVPAGKTLSDADVATLKAAIAGSGLTVQQLVDTAWKAAASYRSSDMRGGANGGRIRLQPQLGWEVNEPDELAQVIRKLEEIQAASDTGVSFADLVVLGGVVGLEKAIKDAGFDVAVPFTSGRGDATQEQTDVESFAYLEPKGDGFRNYVGKGDSLPSEYRLIDRANLLGLTAPELTVLIGGLRVLGANHGGSDLGVLTDKKGQLTNDYFVNLTDMGTKWAPAPADDGTYVGTDRASGAPKWTASRVDLLFGSNSQLRALAEVYAEDDSKEKFVKDFVAAWTKVMNNDRFDLEV
- a CDS encoding FAD-binding oxidoreductase, with translation MSTTDFPTTDKRLMGWGRTAPTVAHVLSTPDPEVIVKAVTRAAEQGGRGVIARGLGRSYGDNAQNGGGLVIDMPALNRIHSIDAETRIVDVDAGVNLDQLMKAALPFGLWVPVLPGTRQVTIGGAIGCDIHGKNHHSAGSFGNHVRSMDLLTAGGEVRTLTPDGPEAELFWATVGGNGLTGIILRATIEMTPTETAYFIADGDVTHTLDETIAFHSDGSEDNYTYSSAWFDAISAPPKLGRAAISRGSLATLDQLPTKLQKNPLKFDAPQLLTLPDVFPNGLANKYTFGPIGELWYRKSGTYRNKVQNLTQFYHPLDMFGEWNRAYGPAGFAQYQFVVPTEAVEEFKGIIYDIQRSGHYSFLNVFKLFGKGNQAPLSFPIPGWNVCVDFPVKPGVGEFLTDLDRRVLEFGGRLYTAKDSRTTAETFHAMYPRIDEWIAVRRKVDPDGVFASDMARRLELL
- a CDS encoding trimeric intracellular cation channel family protein; this translates as MRRVADGAQLRRHRGVLRDLFLDVTPPTSIEHWPNVTVAVIATAVATASARVFVRMRRIVLTLDAIGMGVFATSGAAFATDHGASWFAAVLIGMTTAIGGGIVRDVLAREIPLLMGPDDLYAVPALMGATTYAVIDYLGPQWVGLLVGTVLATVLRLAGLAFHWRLPTGPRDLIVGGDT
- a CDS encoding decaprenylphospho-beta-D-erythro-pentofuranosid-2-ulose 2-reductase — its product is MVFDAVGNPQTILLLGGTSEIGLAICERYLRDASARIVLAALPDDPGREAAVAQMRAAGAKDVEVIDFDAVDTASHPAVIDKAFAGGDVDVAIVAFGLLGDAEELWQNQRKAVQIAEINYTAAVSVGVLVGEKMRAQGSGRIIAMSSAAGERVRRSNFVYGSTKAGLDGFYLGLGEALREFGVRVLVIRPGQVRTRMSAHVKEAPLTVDKEYVAELAVTASAKGKELVWAPGAFRYVMMVLRHIPRPIFRRLPI
- a CDS encoding Fur family transcriptional regulator yields the protein MLRTADMRVTRPRVAVLTAVHAHPHADTDSIIRAVRDELPEVSHQAVYDSLHALTAARLVRRIQPSGSVARYESRIGDNHHHVVCRVCGAIADVDCAVGTAPCLTASEDHGFEIDEAEVIYWGTCPECSIAPSR